From a region of the Pseudanabaena sp. ABRG5-3 genome:
- a CDS encoding NAD(+) kinase, whose translation MPKVGIVYNDAKPVAEQVALDMKLWLEKRNIQTVLATGNGGILGYGKPDAPVCHTPIESLVPIGFNRDIMFVVALGGDGTVLSACRQIAPLGLSLLNVNTGHMGFLTETYLTDWEEAISQIVEGQYVVEQRSMMTVRVYDSQGLLWEALSLNEMVLHREPLTSMCHFEVQIGRHMPVDIAADGVIISTPTGSTAYALSAGGPVIEPGIPVFQLIPICAHSMASRALVFANTEKTIVTPANRHRLVLVVDGNAGCYVYPDYRVEVERSQYPARFIRLQKGEFFKVLREKLGWGLPHISKPTSVDWS comes from the coding sequence GTGCCAAAAGTCGGTATTGTCTATAACGACGCAAAACCAGTCGCTGAGCAGGTCGCATTGGATATGAAGTTGTGGCTTGAAAAGCGCAATATTCAGACTGTGCTGGCGACAGGAAATGGCGGTATTTTGGGCTATGGTAAGCCAGATGCTCCCGTATGCCATACACCAATCGAAAGCCTAGTTCCCATAGGCTTCAATCGCGACATTATGTTTGTCGTGGCTTTAGGCGGAGATGGTACTGTCTTATCGGCTTGTCGCCAAATTGCCCCATTAGGTTTATCCCTGCTCAATGTGAATACAGGGCATATGGGTTTTTTAACAGAAACTTACTTGACAGACTGGGAAGAAGCAATTTCCCAAATTGTCGAGGGACAATATGTCGTTGAACAGCGATCGATGATGACAGTGCGGGTCTACGATAGCCAAGGTCTACTGTGGGAGGCTCTGTCTCTCAATGAAATGGTATTGCATCGTGAGCCCCTGACTAGTATGTGTCATTTTGAGGTGCAGATTGGTCGCCATATGCCTGTAGATATTGCGGCAGATGGGGTCATTATTTCTACTCCCACTGGCTCAACTGCCTATGCCCTATCCGCAGGTGGTCCCGTCATTGAACCTGGCATTCCTGTATTTCAGCTAATTCCCATTTGCGCCCATTCCATGGCATCACGGGCTTTAGTCTTTGCTAATACTGAAAAAACGATCGTTACTCCCGCAAATCGTCATCGTTTGGTGTTAGTGGTTGATGGTAATGCAGGGTGCTATGTTTATCCCGACTATCGAGTTGAGGTTGAGCGATCGCAATATCCTGCAAGGTTTATTCGCCTCCAAAAAGGTGAATTCTTTAAGGTTTTACGGGAAAAGTTAGGGTGGGGATTACCACATATTTCTAAGCCAACTTCAGTGGATTGGTCTTAA
- a CDS encoding pentapeptide repeat-containing protein, which yields MSQGLNFANQDLRDRSFQGKNLIGADFSGADLRGCNFYRSQLKFANFANVRTGRSPRQIAIANFISFVMAVMFAGTALIATILLITFILTFIFGTNIVNRETIYWVAIIAIVVFAVGFAIAFTINFTFSHSKGIFTAIPITLIIAFVSGYFGSTFTKILVSGAFNAIAGSIKFNSFTALLTFLAIEPLQVFGSLYLFRIAINASRTAIGTQFQYADLTKASFHKATLISCDFTNAITDDVNWEQAQISRCKL from the coding sequence ATGAGTCAAGGTCTTAACTTTGCAAACCAAGATTTGCGCGATCGCTCCTTTCAAGGTAAAAACCTGATCGGGGCTGACTTTAGTGGCGCGGATCTGCGTGGATGTAACTTTTATCGCTCTCAACTAAAGTTTGCCAATTTTGCTAATGTGCGGACTGGCAGAAGTCCAAGGCAAATTGCGATCGCCAACTTTATCTCGTTTGTGATGGCAGTGATGTTTGCAGGAACAGCTTTGATTGCGACGATCCTACTGATCACCTTTATCCTCACTTTCATCTTTGGTACAAATATTGTTAATCGCGAGACAATCTATTGGGTGGCGATTATCGCGATTGTGGTATTTGCCGTAGGCTTTGCGATCGCCTTTACAATCAACTTCACGTTCTCTCATAGCAAAGGAATTTTTACCGCAATTCCTATTACTCTGATTATTGCCTTTGTGTCAGGATACTTTGGCTCAACATTTACAAAAATCTTAGTTTCTGGTGCTTTTAATGCGATCGCAGGTTCGATTAAATTTAATAGCTTCACGGCTTTACTCACTTTTTTAGCGATCGAGCCATTACAAGTTTTTGGCAGTCTCTACTTATTTCGCATTGCCATCAATGCCTCACGCACAGCTATAGGCACACAATTTCAGTATGCTGATCTCACTAAAGCTTCATTTCACAAGGCAACTTTAATTAGTTGTGACTTTACTAACGCAATTACAGATGACGTTAATTGGGAACAAGCCCAAATATCCCGATGCAAATTATAG
- the pdhA gene encoding pyruvate dehydrogenase (acetyl-transferring) E1 component subunit alpha has translation MPQDTVATVSTSAPNMTTEEALIVYEDMVLGRTFEDKCAEMYYRGRMFGFVHLYNGQEAVATGVIKAMRPDDYVCSTYRDHVHALSAGVTANEVMAELFGKETGCSKGRGGSMHIFSAKHNFLGGYAFVSEGIPVAAGAAFQSKYRREVMGDPNADQVTACFFGDGASNNGQFFETLNMAALWKLPIIFVIENNDWAIGMKHVRATSDVRIHKKAEAFGMPGFEVDGMDVVEVRKYAQEAIRRARAGEGPTVLECMTYRFRGHSLADPDELRSKEDKDKWFGRDPIKIFASRALEHGLVNEGQLKDIDKKIRDVVEECVRFAETSPEPDPKDLFRYQFAEDE, from the coding sequence ATGCCTCAAGATACCGTTGCAACTGTTTCGACTTCTGCACCTAACATGACCACAGAAGAAGCCCTAATTGTTTACGAAGACATGGTACTGGGGCGTACTTTTGAGGATAAGTGCGCTGAAATGTATTATCGCGGAAGAATGTTTGGGTTTGTGCATTTGTACAATGGTCAAGAAGCCGTTGCTACTGGCGTGATCAAGGCAATGCGCCCCGATGACTATGTATGTAGCACCTACCGCGATCACGTTCATGCCCTCAGTGCAGGTGTCACAGCCAATGAAGTCATGGCGGAACTGTTTGGTAAAGAAACAGGATGTAGTAAGGGGCGTGGAGGCTCCATGCACATCTTCTCTGCTAAGCATAATTTCTTAGGTGGTTATGCCTTCGTTTCTGAAGGTATTCCTGTAGCGGCTGGTGCAGCATTTCAGTCCAAATATCGCCGCGAAGTAATGGGCGATCCTAATGCTGACCAAGTTACCGCTTGTTTCTTTGGTGATGGCGCAAGTAATAATGGTCAATTCTTCGAGACGCTGAACATGGCGGCTTTGTGGAAGTTGCCCATTATTTTTGTAATTGAAAATAATGACTGGGCGATCGGGATGAAGCATGTTCGTGCAACTTCTGATGTCCGCATCCATAAGAAAGCAGAAGCTTTTGGGATGCCTGGATTTGAAGTTGATGGCATGGATGTAGTCGAGGTGCGGAAATATGCTCAAGAGGCAATCCGCCGCGCCCGTGCGGGTGAAGGTCCTACGGTTTTAGAATGTATGACCTATCGCTTTAGAGGTCACTCCCTCGCTGACCCCGATGAGCTACGCAGCAAGGAAGACAAGGACAAATGGTTTGGACGCGATCCGATTAAAATCTTTGCTAGCCGCGCTCTTGAGCATGGTTTAGTCAATGAAGGTCAGTTGAAAGATATTGATAAGAAGATTCGTGATGTAGTTGAGGAATGTGTTCGCTTTGCCGAAACTTCTCCTGAACCCGATCCTAAGGATCTATTCCGTTATCAGTTCGCTGAAGACGAATAA